One Parasphingorhabdus cellanae genomic region harbors:
- a CDS encoding bifunctional folylpolyglutamate synthase/dihydrofolate synthase yields the protein MADGARSDHPAVQKQLDRLSLLSPGRDVLGLERISAVLERVGNPHLNLPPVFHVAGTNGKGSTCAFLRAAVEAEGLKAHVYSSPHLVRFNERIRLAGTLIEDEYLAALLARVLDASEDINPSFFEATTAAAMLAFAETPADACILEVGLGGRLDATNIVAAPAATGMAALGIDHKEFLLSPEKGTPTDPLVRIGWEKAGIAKPGVPLLTQKYRNNVAQAIADHAAATGAHYLPRGETWDAAIYEDQLHYCDDRGKLKLPLPALPGVHQADNAALAIAMLRHQDEIAISEAAFRAAMGWAKWPARLQKLSPGPLRDLLSETAELWLDGGHNVNAGEALAAHFDSYDDSSIHLITGMLANKDPAAIIDPLRSKIASVTVVPIEGHASHAVGDFPETEAPISSAANVASALKAIAEREPQTVLIAGTLYLAGGVLEDNRQAPD from the coding sequence ATGGCAGACGGCGCACGATCCGACCATCCGGCGGTTCAGAAACAACTCGATCGGCTTTCGCTGCTATCGCCCGGACGCGATGTTCTGGGACTGGAGCGGATCAGCGCGGTTCTGGAACGCGTGGGCAACCCGCATCTGAACCTGCCACCGGTTTTTCATGTCGCCGGAACCAATGGCAAAGGGTCCACCTGCGCCTTTTTGCGCGCGGCAGTGGAAGCCGAAGGCCTGAAAGCACATGTCTATTCCAGTCCGCATCTGGTGCGTTTCAATGAACGGATCAGGCTGGCCGGGACATTGATCGAAGACGAATATCTTGCGGCGTTGTTGGCGCGTGTCCTCGACGCCAGCGAAGATATCAATCCCAGCTTTTTCGAAGCGACCACCGCGGCGGCCATGTTAGCATTTGCCGAAACACCCGCCGATGCCTGCATATTGGAAGTCGGTCTGGGCGGCCGGTTGGACGCGACCAATATCGTGGCGGCCCCTGCGGCAACCGGCATGGCCGCGCTTGGCATCGACCATAAGGAATTTCTGCTGTCCCCCGAAAAGGGGACCCCGACTGATCCATTGGTGCGCATCGGCTGGGAAAAAGCAGGTATTGCAAAGCCCGGAGTGCCGTTGCTCACGCAAAAATATCGCAACAATGTGGCGCAGGCAATTGCGGATCACGCTGCTGCGACCGGCGCACACTATCTACCGCGCGGCGAAACTTGGGATGCCGCAATTTACGAAGACCAGCTCCACTATTGCGATGATCGGGGGAAATTGAAACTTCCCCTCCCCGCCCTGCCCGGCGTGCACCAGGCCGATAACGCCGCGCTCGCTATTGCCATGTTGCGGCATCAAGATGAGATCGCAATTTCCGAAGCCGCCTTCCGCGCCGCCATGGGATGGGCGAAATGGCCCGCACGATTGCAAAAATTATCACCTGGGCCCCTACGTGATTTACTGTCGGAAACAGCTGAATTATGGCTCGATGGCGGGCATAATGTAAACGCAGGCGAAGCGCTGGCCGCGCATTTTGATAGCTATGATGATAGCTCAATCCATCTCATAACCGGCATGCTCGCCAATAAAGATCCGGCAGCGATCATAGATCCACTACGATCCAAAATCGCCAGCGTCACTGTCGTCCCCATTGAGGGGCATGCATCCCATGCCGTGGGCGATTTCCCCGAAACCGAGGCCCCGATTTCAAGCGCAGCGAATGTCGCAAGTGCTTTGAAAGCAATCGCCGAACGAGAGCCGCAAACCGTCCTGATTGCCGGGACGCTCTATCTTGCTGGCGGAGTGTTAGAGGATAATCGGCAAGCGCCAGATTAA
- the trpA gene encoding tryptophan synthase subunit alpha, whose translation MTRLASAFPTDRAALVAFVTGGDPTATDTGAVLDALVDGGADIIELGMPFTDPMADGPAIQAANIRSLSAGTKTADILNIATAFRERHPTVPLVLMGYANPMTIRGADWFADACVNAGVDGVICVDIPVEEDDSLGDSLRAKDVAVIRLATPTTDAERLPEILNNASGFLYYVSVAGITGLQQAAQASIEEAVSRLKAGTDLPVAVGFGVRTPEQAADIARVADGVVVGSAIVEIIAEHGADAAPHVKDYVKSLSDAIRSAR comes from the coding sequence ATGACCCGCCTGGCCTCTGCCTTCCCAACGGACCGCGCAGCCCTTGTCGCATTCGTAACCGGCGGTGATCCGACCGCTACCGATACTGGCGCTGTCCTTGACGCCCTAGTCGATGGCGGTGCCGATATTATCGAACTCGGCATGCCGTTCACCGATCCCATGGCCGATGGTCCCGCCATTCAGGCAGCAAATATCCGTAGCCTCAGCGCAGGTACAAAAACCGCGGACATATTGAATATCGCCACAGCCTTTCGGGAACGCCATCCTACGGTGCCGCTTGTTTTGATGGGCTATGCCAATCCGATGACGATCCGCGGGGCCGACTGGTTCGCCGATGCTTGCGTCAACGCAGGCGTTGATGGCGTTATCTGTGTCGATATTCCCGTGGAGGAAGATGACAGCTTGGGCGATAGTCTGCGCGCAAAGGATGTCGCTGTAATCCGTCTCGCCACACCAACGACCGATGCCGAACGCTTGCCAGAAATCCTCAACAACGCTTCGGGCTTTCTCTATTATGTTTCTGTCGCCGGGATTACCGGGCTGCAACAGGCGGCACAGGCCAGCATCGAGGAAGCGGTCTCTCGCCTGAAAGCGGGCACAGACCTGCCCGTCGCCGTGGGCTTCGGGGTTCGCACGCCGGAGCAAGCCGCTGATATCGCGCGCGTTGCCGACGGCGTTGTCGTTGGCTCCGCGATTGTCGAGATCATCGCCGAACATGGCGCCGACGCTGCTCCACATGTCAAAGACTATGTAAAATCACTTTCTGATGCTATCAGAAGCGCACGCTAA
- the accD gene encoding acetyl-CoA carboxylase, carboxyltransferase subunit beta: MSWLSNVRNKIASITKKESPDNLWHKCKKCEAMVFLKEFEENMQVCPKCEHHDRIGPMIRFEQIMDENSWKIIPFTLVKEDPLRFKDQKKYTDRLKAARAKTEEQDALITATGTIDNIPCVVGVQDFAFMGGSMGLAVGQAFVDGANRALEEQCPYIIFTAAGGARMQEGILSLMQMPKTTVAISMLREAGLPFIVVLTDPTTGGVTASYAMLGDVQISEPGALIGFAGQRVIENTIREKLPEGFQTAEYLLEHGMIDMVVHRKELRNQLAQVMSYLMAWKTAA, translated from the coding sequence ATGTCTTGGCTTAGCAATGTCCGTAACAAGATCGCTTCGATCACCAAGAAAGAATCGCCGGATAATCTCTGGCACAAATGCAAAAAATGCGAAGCCATGGTCTTCCTCAAGGAGTTTGAGGAGAATATGCAAGTCTGCCCGAAATGCGAGCATCATGACCGCATCGGGCCGATGATCCGCTTTGAGCAGATTATGGACGAGAATAGCTGGAAGATTATTCCCTTCACATTAGTCAAAGAAGATCCTCTGCGCTTCAAAGACCAGAAAAAATATACCGATCGCCTGAAAGCCGCACGCGCCAAGACCGAGGAACAGGATGCACTGATTACGGCCACTGGCACTATCGACAATATTCCCTGTGTGGTCGGTGTTCAGGACTTTGCTTTCATGGGTGGTTCGATGGGTCTCGCCGTAGGTCAGGCTTTTGTTGACGGCGCAAACCGTGCGTTAGAAGAGCAATGCCCCTATATTATTTTCACAGCGGCAGGCGGCGCACGGATGCAGGAAGGCATTTTGTCGCTGATGCAGATGCCCAAGACCACCGTGGCCATATCGATGCTGCGCGAAGCGGGTCTGCCGTTTATCGTTGTGCTGACCGATCCGACCACCGGCGGCGTTACGGCAAGCTATGCAATGCTTGGCGATGTCCAGATATCAGAGCCCGGCGCTCTGATCGGTTTTGCTGGCCAGCGTGTGATTGAAAACACCATCCGGGAAAAACTGCCTGAAGGGTTCCAGACCGCAGAATATCTGCTGGAACATGGCATGATCGACATGGTTGTCCACCGCAAGGAGTTGCGCAACCAATTGGCGCAAGTCATGTCTTACCTTATGGCCTGGAAGACAGCGGCTTAA
- a CDS encoding AmpG family muropeptide MFS transporter, with amino-acid sequence MSGQTADIGWRKILPSGVRPYSEAAPLAAFFLGISSALPLTMIAATLTTRLAQAGIEKSTVTAFALTFLAYNFKWLWAPIIDVVKLPIIGRMGQRLSWLILTAALAMAAIIYLGSLDPQADIVAVAIAAIMVGIAGATFDVVIDAYRIELLEPEQLGVGSGMSQYGWRIGAASAGAVALVIAARSNWSIAYYVCSLFALFAVFVGLVMREPARRQEPKPLKGPIEAVRAYLSPLVEFFKRSGAPVVLLFVLVHKIGDTLANLTFRLLFEDLGFTNDEIAFYDVSLGFFAFLIGIFVGGIVYSRLGMKKAVMLSLVLMAVSNLSFAGLAASGHNNWAMAAAIGFENFASGIGGVAVVAYLSALCNLSFTATQFALLSAAASILGRFLTGTTAGSLIEAMGYVNFYLLTTLAAFPGVIMFWLMIRSGLVDRSLGTAGTEHATDSEVKEVP; translated from the coding sequence GTGAGTGGACAGACAGCAGACATCGGATGGCGTAAAATTTTACCCTCAGGTGTCCGGCCTTACAGTGAGGCCGCCCCGCTAGCGGCTTTTTTCCTGGGCATTTCGTCGGCGCTGCCGCTGACCATGATCGCGGCGACCCTGACAACGCGTTTGGCACAGGCCGGGATTGAGAAATCTACCGTTACGGCTTTTGCGCTGACGTTTCTCGCCTACAATTTTAAATGGCTTTGGGCTCCGATTATCGATGTCGTCAAACTGCCGATAATTGGCCGGATGGGGCAACGCCTGTCCTGGTTGATCCTGACCGCGGCGCTGGCCATGGCAGCGATTATTTATTTGGGATCATTGGATCCGCAAGCGGACATTGTCGCGGTTGCCATTGCCGCCATCATGGTGGGCATAGCAGGGGCGACATTTGACGTTGTGATTGATGCTTATCGCATCGAACTACTGGAACCTGAACAATTGGGTGTCGGATCAGGCATGTCGCAATATGGCTGGCGTATCGGCGCGGCCTCAGCAGGCGCAGTCGCGCTGGTGATCGCGGCGCGCAGCAACTGGTCCATTGCCTATTATGTCTGCTCGCTCTTCGCGTTATTTGCCGTGTTTGTCGGATTGGTCATGCGCGAGCCTGCTCGGCGGCAGGAACCAAAACCGTTGAAGGGGCCGATTGAAGCGGTAAGGGCCTATCTTAGCCCGCTTGTTGAATTTTTCAAGCGCTCTGGCGCTCCGGTGGTTCTGCTGTTTGTGTTGGTCCACAAAATCGGTGATACGTTGGCCAACTTGACGTTCCGGTTATTGTTCGAAGATCTTGGGTTTACCAATGATGAGATTGCCTTTTATGATGTCAGCCTGGGCTTTTTCGCCTTCCTGATCGGTATCTTCGTTGGCGGCATTGTCTATTCGCGCCTGGGCATGAAAAAGGCGGTGATGTTGAGCCTTGTGCTCATGGCCGTTAGCAATCTTTCTTTCGCCGGTCTTGCTGCTAGCGGTCACAATAATTGGGCAATGGCGGCCGCGATCGGATTCGAGAATTTCGCCAGTGGCATTGGCGGAGTGGCGGTTGTTGCCTATCTTTCAGCGCTTTGTAATCTCAGCTTCACAGCTACCCAATTTGCGTTGCTTTCGGCAGCGGCGAGCATTTTAGGGCGTTTCCTGACCGGGACAACCGCAGGGTCTTTGATCGAAGCCATGGGCTATGTTAATTTTTACCTGCTGACCACGCTAGCCGCGTTTCCTGGTGTCATTATGTTCTGGCTGATGATCCGGTCTGGATTGGTCGATCGATCCTTGGGCACGGCCGGTACAGAGCATGCGACGGATAGTGAGGTCAAAGAAGTACCTTAA
- a CDS encoding DUF1223 domain-containing protein, whose translation MRYIILPAMVAATAFAGFMGAQIAQSSSGASAQVTTPAASNGAKNFGDETVSPNPGSNPVVVELFTSQGCSSCPPADMLASRLAKDSALLVISRPVTYWDRLGWKDTLAREDNTRLQRTYASKGKAGSGVYTPQMVVNGGGGAVGSREGDIRSLVRLAKNDTGPVIETNRADNGDVTVTIKGKSRYMAGVSLLALSSSETVQVGRGENGGRKLHYTNVVKSERNLGSWDGTSMRVKLSSTDLSVAGADKYAIIVQRPGAGTIVGAKLLDI comes from the coding sequence ATGCGTTATATAATATTGCCAGCAATGGTTGCAGCAACAGCATTTGCTGGCTTTATGGGTGCCCAAATCGCCCAATCATCTAGCGGCGCTTCCGCACAAGTGACTACACCCGCAGCGTCTAATGGCGCGAAAAATTTTGGCGACGAAACGGTTTCCCCTAATCCGGGCTCTAATCCGGTCGTCGTCGAACTCTTCACCAGTCAGGGATGCTCATCCTGCCCCCCTGCAGACATGCTAGCGTCCCGGCTAGCCAAAGATAGCGCCCTGCTGGTGATTTCGCGGCCCGTTACCTACTGGGACCGGCTCGGCTGGAAGGATACGTTGGCAAGAGAAGATAACACGCGGCTTCAGCGCACCTATGCCAGTAAAGGCAAAGCCGGTTCCGGCGTTTATACACCGCAGATGGTGGTCAATGGCGGTGGTGGAGCCGTGGGTTCGCGCGAGGGCGATATTCGATCATTGGTTCGCTTGGCGAAAAACGACACCGGTCCTGTTATCGAAACCAATCGCGCGGATAATGGTGATGTTACGGTCACCATCAAGGGGAAATCCCGCTATATGGCCGGCGTTTCGCTCTTGGCATTAAGCTCGTCGGAAACCGTTCAGGTTGGTCGCGGCGAAAATGGTGGCCGCAAGCTGCATTATACCAACGTTGTTAAAAGCGAGCGCAATCTGGGTAGCTGGGACGGCACATCGATGCGCGTCAAATTGTCGAGCACGGACCTGAGCGTAGCAGGCGCCGATAAATACGCGATTATCGTCCAGCGTCCCGGTGCCGGAACCATTGTCGGCGCCAAGCTGCTCGATATTTAA